The following proteins are co-located in the Sphingobacteriales bacterium genome:
- the pstC gene encoding phosphate ABC transporter permease subunit PstC, whose product MKKVKEKIIENLLKFSGLISILTTIGILYVLISESLSFFRNVSVIEFLTAKQWTPLFSEKHYGILPLLSGTLLTTIIAIMIALPLGLVIAIYLNEYAPKSFRKSIKPILEILAAIPTVVYGFFALMVITPFLQQLIPSLSGFNSLSPGIVMGIMITPMISSLSEDALYAVPYSLREASYGMGATRFQTTFRVL is encoded by the coding sequence TTGAAAAAGGTCAAAGAAAAAATAATTGAAAACCTGCTGAAATTCAGTGGATTAATTAGTATTCTCACTACTATCGGGATTTTATATGTATTGATTTCAGAATCCCTTTCTTTTTTCAGAAATGTATCTGTCATAGAATTTCTTACAGCGAAACAGTGGACTCCATTATTCAGTGAAAAACATTATGGTATTTTACCGCTGCTTAGCGGTACCCTACTTACTACCATCATTGCCATTATGATTGCCCTCCCGCTTGGTCTTGTCATTGCTATTTACCTGAATGAATATGCTCCAAAATCCTTCAGAAAGTCAATCAAGCCTATTCTGGAGATTCTCGCAGCCATTCCCACAGTTGTTTACGGTTTCTTTGCACTGATGGTGATAACTCCTTTTCTGCAACAGTTAATTCCTTCATTATCAGGATTTAACTCACTATCACCTGGTATTGTCATGGGAATTATGATTACCCCCATGATTTCATCATTGAGTGAGGATGCACTTTACGCAGTACCCTATTCTCTCCGTGAAGCTTCTTACGGAATGGGTGCCACACGGTTTCAGACCACATTCAGGGTTTTATT
- a CDS encoding PstS family phosphate ABC transporter substrate-binding protein, giving the protein MKKFLLAVLMIIPILVIQSCKTKTDKSEKLSGSISIDGSSTVYPITEAVAEEFRQVQPDVKVTVGLSGTGGGFKKFCRGETDINDASRPIKDEEIELANKNNIKYIDLMIAFDGLAVIVHPENNWCSEITVEELKKIWEPEAQNKITRWNQIRPEWPNEEIHLFGPGVESGTYDYFTEAVVGKSHSSRGDFTASEDDNVLVQGVASDKFSLGFFGLAYYEENMDKLKLVGINSGNGAVLPSLETVRNKSYYLARPLFIYINNKAAERKEVQEFVTFYLDHAGALSKEVGYIPLTEAELATQNEKWTNFKKEHQPK; this is encoded by the coding sequence ATGAAAAAATTTCTTTTAGCAGTTCTGATGATAATTCCCATTTTGGTGATTCAGTCTTGCAAAACAAAAACTGACAAATCAGAAAAACTCTCAGGGTCAATCAGTATTGATGGCTCAAGTACCGTCTATCCCATCACTGAAGCCGTTGCTGAAGAATTTCGTCAGGTACAGCCTGATGTTAAAGTTACAGTTGGCTTATCAGGTACCGGTGGCGGATTTAAAAAATTCTGCCGTGGTGAAACAGATATAAATGATGCCTCGAGACCCATTAAAGATGAAGAAATTGAATTAGCTAACAAAAACAATATCAAATATATAGATTTAATGATTGCCTTCGATGGTTTAGCTGTTATTGTTCATCCTGAAAACAATTGGTGCAGTGAAATAACTGTTGAAGAACTCAAAAAAATCTGGGAACCTGAAGCACAGAACAAAATCACCAGATGGAATCAGATCCGCCCTGAATGGCCAAATGAAGAAATTCATTTATTTGGTCCTGGTGTTGAAAGCGGCACCTATGATTATTTTACAGAAGCAGTTGTCGGAAAAAGTCATTCCAGCCGTGGTGATTTCACTGCCAGCGAAGATGATAATGTGTTGGTACAGGGAGTTGCTTCCGATAAGTTTTCGCTTGGTTTTTTTGGCCTTGCTTATTATGAAGAAAATATGGACAAACTTAAACTGGTCGGGATTAACAGTGGTAACGGAGCCGTATTGCCAAGCCTTGAGACGGTCAGAAATAAATCATACTATCTTGCACGTCCGCTTTTCATTTATATCAACAACAAAGCTGCTGAAAGAAAAGAAGTTCAGGAGTTTGTCACCTTTTATCTTGACCATGCCGGTGCATTAAGCAAGGAAGTTGGGTATATTCCTTTGACCGAAGCTGAATTAGCTACCCAGAACGAAAAATGGACAAATTTCAAAAAAGAACATCAGCCTAAATAA
- a CDS encoding tetratricopeptide repeat protein encodes MKDKKLFPILLLLVFGFNYFAQSQPNVRTSAWNYYKERQFAKAKEAIDKASTHELTATDPKTWYFKALIYLSIASSNDSVLRSSTADPITETFEAVKKSREFDAKKAFYTDNNAVLKELTLLLYNDGTDKYNLGVINLTTNPSLSNLNFNKALTRFQQFIESFAMMGKDSMGVVLELARYQVDAKNVYYYAGNCAYQTGQKDKAVSFYQGLVNAKFQGFEVYANLADIYFERGDTTRAFTVIDKGKKVNTDKNVLKNLDLKELQIYQLAGKMDELKNKLEAALNEDPNNITFLVTLGETYYTISEKLAEEKKTAEADEYWNKAMNLFLKSLEKTTDADKEMRFLLNNKIGTIYYNKGADYYNQAIDKANESREKELKDLYSKYFDMAIPYLEKSMELNPADKAAIPLLIKIYLLKGDMKKVTELNKLK; translated from the coding sequence ATGAAAGACAAAAAATTATTCCCGATTCTGCTGTTGCTGGTGTTTGGATTTAATTATTTTGCCCAAAGCCAGCCAAATGTACGTACTTCTGCATGGAATTACTATAAAGAAAGGCAGTTTGCAAAGGCGAAGGAAGCCATTGACAAAGCCAGTACTCATGAATTAACTGCCACTGATCCAAAGACTTGGTATTTCAAGGCACTGATTTATTTATCCATAGCCTCATCAAATGATTCCGTTCTCCGGAGTAGCACTGCAGATCCAATAACCGAAACCTTTGAAGCAGTGAAGAAATCAAGGGAATTTGATGCAAAAAAAGCTTTTTATACTGATAACAATGCAGTTTTAAAAGAGCTGACCTTATTGCTTTACAATGATGGAACTGATAAATATAACCTTGGTGTAATCAACCTGACCACCAATCCATCGCTATCAAATCTGAACTTCAATAAAGCTTTGACAAGATTTCAGCAATTTATCGAATCCTTTGCCATGATGGGGAAAGATTCAATGGGCGTTGTGCTTGAACTGGCCAGATACCAGGTAGATGCCAAAAATGTTTATTATTATGCCGGAAATTGCGCCTATCAGACCGGACAAAAGGATAAAGCGGTCAGTTTTTATCAGGGATTGGTCAATGCAAAATTCCAGGGTTTTGAAGTATATGCCAATCTTGCAGATATTTATTTTGAAAGAGGAGATACAACCAGGGCCTTTACAGTGATTGACAAAGGTAAAAAGGTTAATACAGACAAGAATGTTCTGAAAAATCTTGACCTTAAGGAGCTGCAAATCTATCAGTTAGCCGGAAAAATGGATGAGCTGAAAAACAAACTTGAAGCTGCATTAAATGAAGACCCCAATAACATCACTTTTCTGGTAACACTTGGAGAAACCTATTATACAATTTCAGAAAAGCTGGCAGAAGAAAAAAAGACTGCTGAAGCCGATGAATACTGGAATAAGGCAATGAACTTATTTTTAAAATCACTTGAAAAAACCACTGATGCCGATAAAGAAATGAGGTTTTTGTTAAACAATAAAATCGGTACAATTTATTACAATAAAGGAGCTGACTATTACAATCAGGCTATCGACAAGGCTAACGAATCGAGAGAAAAGGAATTGAAGGATTTGTATTCAAAATACTTTGACATGGCCATTCCGTATCTTGAAAAATCCATGGAATTAAATCCTGCTGATAAAGCAGCCATTCCTTTGCTGATAAAAATTTACCTGCTCAAAGGAGATATGAAGAAAGTTACTGAACTTAACAAACTAAAATAA
- the gyrA gene encoding DNA gyrase subunit A — MTELKGKVVNVDINDQMKSAYIDYSMSVIVSRALPDVRDGLKPVHRRVLFGMRELALWHNRPYKKSARIVGEVLGKYHPHGDLAVYESMVRMAQPWSLRYQLVDGQGNFGSLDGDSPAAMRYTEARLMKIAEEMLADIEKDTVDFKSNFDDTLEEPVVLPAAIPNLLINGSSGIAVGMATNIPPHNLSEVIDAIIQFIDNRDISIEELMKYVKAPDFPTGGIIYGYDGVIESYKTGRGRIILRGKAEIETLDNGKQQIIVTELPYQVNKSQMIIRTAELVTEKVIDGITDLRDESDRDGVRVVYELRKDANPQVVLNNLYKFTPLQSSFSVNAIALVKNKPKTLTLKDFIVYFVEHRHEVVIRRAKYELAEAEKRAHVLEGLLIALDNIDEVISLIRGSRTQEEAKNGLIERFSLSEIQAKAILEMRLQRLVGLERDKLRQEYEEVMQQIERLRQLLADESLRMELIKSELLEIKSKYGDERRTEIVHSADDINIKDIIPNDEFVITITHNGYIKRTLLAEYRTQKRGGRGSKATGYRDNDFVKHIFVSKAHNYLLLFTNKGKCYWQNVYELPEGEKNTKGRPIQNLIQLEPSENIKAFLSVEDLEDENYIKNTYIVFATQQGQIKKTPLEAYSRPRAGGIKAITINEGDELIEVIKTDGNSWIMLGSLYGQAVRFHESDVRPMGRTAAGVRGIRLSRHKDDRVVGMLTVNDENETILPITENGYGKRSPLSEYRITKRGGKGVRTMNITEKTGKLVAIGNVIEDEEVMIITKSGLAIRLKVSNVRVMGRATQGVRLIRLIDGDQVVSVARVISDSDEEEIDNDTENMVISKEEQEKEEVVEAPDNDEDETDEAEPDDEQITENE; from the coding sequence ATGACCGAGTTAAAAGGAAAAGTAGTCAATGTTGATATAAACGACCAGATGAAATCGGCATACATTGACTATTCAATGTCAGTAATCGTTTCACGTGCCTTACCAGACGTCAGAGATGGGCTAAAACCTGTACATCGCAGGGTGTTGTTCGGAATGCGTGAATTAGCCTTATGGCACAATCGACCATATAAAAAATCAGCCAGAATAGTCGGAGAAGTATTAGGGAAATATCATCCTCATGGAGACCTTGCCGTATATGAATCTATGGTCAGAATGGCGCAACCGTGGAGCCTTCGCTACCAGTTGGTGGACGGACAAGGTAACTTTGGTTCTCTGGATGGCGACAGTCCTGCTGCCATGCGATATACCGAAGCCAGATTGATGAAAATAGCCGAAGAAATGCTGGCCGATATTGAAAAAGACACCGTAGATTTCAAATCAAATTTCGATGATACATTAGAAGAGCCCGTTGTTTTACCTGCAGCAATACCTAACCTGCTGATCAATGGTTCTTCCGGTATTGCAGTCGGAATGGCTACCAATATTCCGCCTCATAACCTTTCTGAAGTCATCGATGCCATCATTCAATTTATTGACAATCGCGACATCAGCATTGAAGAGCTGATGAAATATGTCAAAGCCCCTGATTTTCCTACAGGAGGCATTATTTATGGCTATGACGGAGTCATTGAATCCTACAAAACAGGAAGGGGAAGAATTATTCTTCGCGGAAAAGCTGAAATTGAAACCCTCGACAATGGCAAACAGCAGATTATAGTTACCGAACTGCCGTATCAGGTCAATAAATCGCAGATGATTATCCGGACAGCAGAGCTGGTAACAGAAAAAGTCATTGACGGAATTACCGACTTGCGTGATGAATCCGACAGGGATGGGGTCAGGGTGGTTTACGAATTAAGAAAAGATGCCAATCCTCAGGTTGTTTTAAACAATCTCTACAAGTTCACACCTCTGCAATCCTCCTTCAGCGTCAATGCTATAGCCCTGGTAAAGAATAAGCCTAAAACACTTACGCTGAAAGATTTTATCGTCTATTTTGTTGAACACAGGCATGAAGTCGTTATTCGCAGGGCAAAATATGAACTCGCAGAAGCTGAAAAACGAGCTCACGTCCTTGAAGGTTTATTAATTGCCCTCGACAATATTGATGAAGTAATCAGTCTGATCAGGGGATCAAGAACTCAGGAAGAAGCCAAAAACGGCCTCATTGAAAGATTCAGCCTTTCAGAAATACAGGCAAAAGCCATCCTTGAAATGCGTCTGCAACGACTGGTAGGACTTGAAAGGGATAAACTAAGGCAGGAATATGAAGAAGTCATGCAGCAAATCGAAAGATTACGCCAACTGCTTGCAGATGAATCGCTTAGAATGGAACTAATCAAAAGTGAATTACTCGAAATAAAATCGAAATACGGAGATGAAAGAAGGACAGAAATAGTTCATTCAGCCGATGACATCAACATCAAAGATATTATACCCAATGATGAATTTGTTATTACCATTACACATAACGGATACATCAAACGTACATTGCTGGCAGAATACCGCACACAAAAACGTGGTGGTCGTGGTTCAAAAGCGACAGGTTACAGAGACAACGATTTCGTGAAACACATCTTTGTGTCGAAAGCACATAATTACCTGCTTTTATTTACCAACAAGGGAAAATGCTACTGGCAGAATGTGTATGAACTTCCGGAAGGTGAAAAGAATACGAAAGGAAGACCAATTCAAAACCTGATACAGCTTGAACCCAGTGAAAACATCAAGGCATTTCTTTCGGTTGAAGATCTGGAAGATGAAAATTACATCAAAAACACCTACATTGTTTTTGCAACCCAGCAGGGGCAAATCAAGAAAACCCCGCTCGAGGCTTATTCCCGTCCAAGAGCTGGAGGTATTAAGGCTATTACTATCAATGAAGGAGATGAACTGATTGAAGTCATTAAAACAGATGGGAATTCATGGATTATGCTGGGGTCGTTGTATGGACAGGCCGTCAGATTTCATGAAAGCGATGTCAGGCCAATGGGCAGAACAGCAGCAGGAGTGAGGGGCATACGGCTTTCCAGACATAAAGACGACAGGGTAGTAGGCATGCTCACAGTGAACGATGAAAATGAAACGATTCTGCCAATCACGGAAAATGGTTACGGTAAACGAAGCCCTCTTTCAGAATACAGGATTACTAAACGGGGAGGCAAAGGAGTGAGAACCATGAACATTACCGAAAAAACAGGCAAATTAGTTGCAATTGGTAATGTAATTGAAGATGAAGAAGTTATGATTATCACCAAATCAGGATTGGCCATCAGATTGAAAGTTAGCAATGTCAGAGTAATGGGACGAGCAACACAAGGAGTTAGATTAATTCGCTTAATCGATGGAGATCAGGTAGTTAGCGTTGCAAGGGTCATTTCTGACTCAGATGAGGAAGAAATTGATAACGACACTGAAAACATGGTCATTTCTAAAGAAGAACAGGAAAAAGAAGAAGTGGTGGAAGCTCCTGATAATGATGAAGATGAAACCGATGAGGCTGAACCAGATGACGAACAAATTACTGAAAATGAATAA